The stretch of DNA gttattatattcgtATGACATGTTTgtacacaacacacacacacacacacacagatatatatatataagattaagtctcacaaattaaatatttgaaaaatactatgatttagattttaaagGAATAAAGtgacatataattttatttctcaACGAATTTTAGCCAACCGTATATAACCGACCGTATAAACCGAACCTTATTACAAAAAAATCGAACCGAACCGTAATAAAATGGTTTGGTTTTGGACTAGAGATATtcaaaaccgaaaaccgaaaaACCGAACCGTTGTAGAGTAAAACCGGACCAAACCAACCGTTGCCCACCCCTACTAACCGGGACCGGTCTACAAATTATAGAATCGATCAGCGGTTAGGATTGGTTCCAAGGTTTTTACCTCGGAACCGGAACCGGGAGCCGTTAAGTATGCCTAGACCAAAATTTTTTATCATAacaatttttcccaaaattgCTTATACTTTAAATTTGGTAAGTATTAAAGATTGAGATTTGAAACTAACTCAATCACAAAAGATAGTTCAAGTGAGAAGATTGTACAAGTTCATATATACAACTCACATGGATTTAATCAAGCTGATTGAGACATTTAACACATTCAATCATGCTCATGAACGAACAAGTAGAGCATGAAGTTTACAAGACATTATCGAATGACTAATATGAAATATACACGTAACGGCGAGCTTTCTTTTGATATCATGTTATGATTGAGATTTGGATTTAACTcacctcaaaagctagctcaaaaTGGAAGATTATCTATGTTCATATATACAACCCTCAATAATTTGATTGAGCTGGTGTGAGatatttaataataacaaaTTAAGTAGGATGTAATATGAATTTCTAATATTTCACAAAGaaaataatcaataatataTACTTGCACATGGTGAAGccagattattttaaaatttatgtaaCCTCATTCgaaaatacatgaaatagttTCCAATCAAAATTATTGGGATTCTAATTTGAACTAACTCTTGGATGTAATGATTGTGAATTTAATTAATGACATAATTGTTCCGACTTAACTATTCATTTGTGACCACCAACAGAGATTAAGTTTGGTTATGATTGAGACTAATATCAACCATTAGTTTCCTAATCATTCAATTATTAGGTGTGAGCGTGGAAAgcattgttttaaaataatcaatataaaaataccTAATCAAATCAAACTAGCTGAACACTCGGACAAGTGTACATCATTTAGCCAtttttgtaaaattattttttactcCAAAAACTAAAAccaccaattttttttaaaaaaatatgatttaatttgctCTTTTAGGTTTATATTCATTTTGAACCAAAACCCAAATATATTTAGAAACTCACagaaatttatgtgagacgatctcacagatcaattttatgagacggatagTCTATTTGGGTCACTCAtaaaaaatgtattattttatatattttttatgtcaaaaatattattttttattttaaaaataggtAGGATTGACTCGAATAAGATtcgtaaaaccgtctcacaagagatctactcttagAAAGTATAACCCCTAACTTAAATCATTTCAATGTACACACGCATTACACATAGATGTTGCATACTTCTTCTACCCCCATTAAATAtcttatattttaaattgacgCGTCGGATTGGAGACTCAACTATAACAAATTCGTAGTGCGGGTTTACCAAAACCATTAAAAGATACATAAAAACTACCTGGAAGGAAATGTGATTATCCTTGGGATTAATCACAGTTTTCTTGGGCATGTTGCCGGGATCTTCAGATTGCAGCAAATGTATCCCAATCCCATGTCCGAACAACCTgtaaatacatttaaaaaaaacaatctaAATtaaaccccccccccccccccccccaaaaaaaaaataataaaaaaaaaagttgaaagaTTTCTTAATTCACCAGGCCCCATCAAAATCGAAAGAACCGGGCCTCCTGACGGGCACGAAGCCAAGAACATTGTGGTAGAAATCAGTGGATTCTTCCACTGATCTGCAAACAAGCGAGATGTGATTCAGAGATGACAGTTGCAGCGGATTCCCTTTATTGCCCTTCATCTTTTTACGAAGATTATGCGATCAGCCTGGGggtttttgttatatatatatatatatataggcggGAGGAGAGTGTGGGCGGGGGTTCGGATGGATGACACGTGGACGGTTCGATATTAAGATGATGACATATAGCTGAATCCTTGATACGTAGGTTCCACGTTGCTGACTCGGATCGTATATTACGGCCAACTGCTGCTGGCTGTCGACGGGCCCGCATCATGTCAACTAATCTGTCGTGTAGCTAGTATTTGGACCGAATCGAATGGTTAAAATTGgctaaatcaaaatttttttttattggatCGTATCAATCGAATTTTTCGTGAAAAAACGACTCACCTTTGTGTAAAAATTGGATATTTTTGTCCGTGATCGGATTCACGGGttttttaagttatattatatgttcaaCGAGTACTTGAGTTTTATTAACTTtggtataaaaaataaattttattttaataatattttactatTTGATCTAATTatcacatttattttatttgattattcaTGCAAACTGTAcatataaaatttttgaatgtaCTATAATATTATGATGTCTATCTTGCTACGTAGATAATGAAATTCATTAAGAAGTATAACGTATATTCGAAATTTGTTCCTACTCGATTCAGCCatctaaaacaaggataaagatcGTTCGAGTTTGAAACTAGCATATATGTCGTAAAAGCAACATTTATTTGGTAAGGATATGGAGATGTCTATTTATACAAATGAACTTTTATTAGATGAGGAACTGAAAAACCATCTCACGGACTTTCAAaatggttatcacttatcgagtgaaaaaaTCTGTCGTTATAattgtacaccattaatccTTTGATTGACGGACAACGTGAAGgctctacgtactagcatgcactttgattcTTTTACCGAATCTactgagggtcatcaggtggcgtgGTTGAGTGTAATTTCGAAATACATAGGAAACGATGTGTTATAGTCAGAAATTCACCCCTCACCCACGGGTGAAGAAATCATATGTGATCAAATGAGTTAATATTGCAATGAATCTCTGGCTATAGTAAGACATGTGCATTTTGGAAAGGGGTTTCCTCAGTTGCACATATGATGTCACTATAATTACTTAAAGATTATCACATTGTTATAGAATTCATTTGGAATTATTGATATACCAATGTTACATATTCGATTAAATATATGTGTTGACGGGACATTATTGTATGTTAACCATAACCTACTGATTCTGACAGACACTATCAATGATACCTAGAAGATCATGATGATactactagatgctcttaccatgatctgatggATGCAATTAGACTTAAGTTCTAACGTTATTGATCAAAGGGTTGATCAAAAGAATGAAGCTAATTAAGGTAAATGCAAAGAAGGACAAATGTTATCTTGAATCACATAAATTTGTGAACCCACAACTAGttgtatctctgaaccattaagggtcacacaagcattgAATTTTATGTTCCTTTTTAGATAgtcaaattcaaagagttgaatttagcgactgtagtttgatggaaataaaaaaaatatagcttATGAAAGAGTTTATAAGTGGATTTCATATTTGAAAGTTTTGTAAATTAGATTGACTGCTAATTTGTGAAGATATTACAATTGTCTAATTTAGTAAATGAGTTCCAAAATAGGCAACTGTCAAAATGAGTCAGTAAAAAATTTGATATTCGAAATTTTCACTTTTTCATTATGATAACGAGATTTGTACCTCATTACATCGACGTTGTCTCTTCGTCGATTAATAATATAATGGagacataattatttaattaaaaatgctaattatatattaatttagtaGTTTTGAAAATACTATATGAGATATTTGACAAAAAAGAGACACCTGATCTAGAAGAATTCTAATAGAATCATGATTGAACCATGAATTATTTGATTAATAGGATTGTAGAACACTAATATAACTCTAACTAGAAAGAGTCTTAGTTAGACAAGAAAACATAATGAAGATTTTTGAAAAGGTGACAACCAAGAATTATTTGATTAAAAAGAATGTATAATCCTAATATAACTTTAACTGGTAAGAGTCCTAGTTTgacaataaaatataatttatatttttgacaATGTGAAAACTCTCAAGTAAGAGCTATAGTAAGATTCTAACTTAttccatgaaaattataaatttgacAATATGTGTTGAATTTACAAGCTAGTCTCTCTCTTCACAATACTCAAAATTTACAACCACCCTTGGAGTTCATCCCCACGACCAAGACCACCACTCCACAAACATGCATCACCGCTACCCCACCGCAATGTCGTTGTGTTGCTGCCTGAATCTCTCAAATTTTCGGCAATTGTTTCGCAATGTAAATTTTGTCCTAGATGTCTAGTGCAATATAGCCAATGAACAAAGCTTTCAGTCGTGAATCTAATTCTTAGAGATTGAAAAATGAGAATTCCAATACATCGTTTGTAAAAATTTATAAGAAGTGTTATCTCCACTTAAAATCAGGAATAGATTGATGCTCAGGGTTTAGAAGTTAATAAATTCTAAACATCTTATGTATAGAATTCAATGTCCAAGTCATGTTTTGAATgtcaaagataaaaaattttaaacttccgctgtgcCTTAGATGCAAGAAAACAGTACTCCGACAGTGATTAGAGCCTAGATTCTCGTTCGTATGATTTACACTGTACCTAAGACACagtggaagtttaaaatttttatctttgaCATTCAAAACATGACTTGGGCATTCAAATGcaattttctaatttttataaaagtttTGGTGTAAGGTTCAAAATGCGATAaagtaatccaactgcatgcaaatttagaaaaaatagaaaatgcttaattaaattattttaattgcattaattgaatgtggtaggcatgtttatatgtttaaaatatgattttatatcagaatacttaaaactgtgttttaaaggtaatttgagacgcgatcgaggaacggagatcggtgaccataaaaaaagaaaatatttttattaaattattatttttaattatttaatatatgatatattttaaatggtaatttcaaaaataatgctTTTTGAGGTATTTTTACACGTTTAGTCGTAATTTAAACCGGTAATTGATTTTTAACGAAAATATGGACTTTTTGGATACTTAAGCTAGTATTTTCGAAAACTTCCccaaacgaaatattttatctACTATTTAATGGGCATATTATACCCATGTTATTGAGCCTAAAACTCGTAtcatattatttatatcaaaactaGCCCAAAAACCCTAACATATACActcaaaacacacgcacacaagcCTCAAAAGCACTAGGGCTCTCCCTCCCACACACGGCCACACACACAACACTTTTTCAAAAGAAATCATGTGGACTTTGAAGGAAATTCGGCAAGCTTCCTCCCCCGTCTCGTCACCAACGTTCCTCGCATCTCAAATTATTTTCGAGCataaaatacgcaaagacatgccttaatcttccttcactcatctttcacatcatatttaatgttttaatacatgtgtgcatgaaaatatgattcactttcttttattttcgtttttatggttatacTTGATCaaaactagagttttcatcttttaaaactcatgcttatgatgcacaaaggggctgccatggtagggtcACTAGAAGGGGAGTTTTTCAACATGTTTAATGGTCATGAGATGCATGTTTAGGGCTGGACAAGATACGGCACCTTGATGAACGAAAATTTGATTTGCATGGGCTAGGGTTTCGGCTTTGGGTTCCTAGAGGGCATGGCTCTTAGCAGCTAGTCGAAGCTTAGGACTAATGGAATATCGAAGTCAGGATGGTGGAGGGAAAAAGATGATGGTTACACACTTGATTAATGTAAATGGTTAATTTTTAACCTTGAAAgcttaaaatatatcatttaattgCATCGAGGAgctagaaataaattttttttacactaGAGAACTAGTAAAATTTTTGGTTTTTACTTCGTCACCTGGTTACTTCGGCGATTATTAATTATGATGTAGTATATATTAATCAATTTCGATAATAACACCGATAAagtaaaacattattttttacttcaaaatttaaaaaacacgGGCTTCACTTCTAATTTTTTGTAACATTTTACTTCGACAGAATAGTTTTGTTGAagtaaaaagttaaaaaaaaattaaaatttatatttagtgaagtacaaaaatgaaccatacttaaaatttaatttctcttAATCACTTTGTAAAAGATGAACTTGTCTTTGAACAGATTTTTTTAAGACTATGACAACAGTTTACGATCGTTgtctttttttattgttttatacagTAAAAGacaatttgaatatttttttaaaaaacatttataGTACTATAAAGGAAAAATAAGCCCAACCCATTTCCCCAAAAACTCATCCCGTAACCATCTCAAATTTCTCTCCTGCCTTCCATCGAGCATCTCCTTCTTTCCAGCTTCTTCCGTCGCGCGTCGAAACCCAGCTGCCGAAGTTAAGAGCGCAGTAGCCAGATACCTTGTTTCCCTGACCTTGCACTATCTTCTATGCCACGGATCGGAAGAACAGGGTGAAGGAGAGCCCTATTTCAGCTGCATTCCGTTCGCGGACTCGAGATCGAACTTTGGTGAGATATTGGCCTTGTTTCCTTCTTGTTTTGGCAGCCTGATGTTGGGTATTAAATCCATTTCGGTTCTCCTGTTTTCCAGCTTAAATTCAGCGAGATGCTTGCGAGATTTCTTGGTCCAATTTAGGTGAGTTTTAGCTTCGTTTCTTTGTTTGATTTGTGGTGTTTTGAGTGGGTAATCAAAGCCCCAAATTCCCTGTTGTTCCAGCTAGTGTACCTGAGAATTCGAGCTCTTTTTCTTCATTGTGCAGCCTCGTTTGGGTTCTCCCAGCGAGTTCTAATGCGTGCGACCACCATCCTCCACTGTTGTCCGCTACTAGATCGGTTCTAGTTTTGACTTTTGAGGTATATGAAGCTCAAATTCCAGCCTATCACTCGAGTAGCAAGCTGTCCAAAATCGAGATTTTGTCCCCTTCGATTTAGTTCATTTTCATCGATTAAAATGCATGATCAGGTGATATAGCCATGAGAAATGTCTTTTTCATGTAGAATTCATAAATTTATTGTTTGTCACAGATtcatattgaataattttgttatatttc from Primulina tabacum isolate GXHZ01 chromosome 3, ASM2559414v2, whole genome shotgun sequence encodes:
- the LOC142541008 gene encoding glyoxylase I 4-like, with product MKGNKGNPLQLSSLNHISLVCRSVEESTDFYHNVLGFVPVRRPGSFDFDGAWLFGHGIGIHLLQSEDPGNMPKKTVINPKDNHISFQCESMGAAEKKLGEMGIEWVRQRVEEGGIYVDQLFFHDPDGFMVEICNCDNIPMVPLAEDIVRSCSRLNLRQQQIQVPVELL